GCTGCTACCGCAGCACAGGCGCCGCGGATGTTACAGGCGGCATTGCAACATGCCGTGCATAAAAAAGGAGTGGCCGTAATAGGATTGCCCGGAGACATAGGCGCCGCAGATGCTGTAGATATTCCTACAGCCATCCGTTTGTATCAGCCGAAGCCGGTGATCTGTCCGTCAGTGACGGAATTGCAGCAGCTGGCCGCACTCCTGGATGGTGCAGGCAGGGTTGCCATTTACTGCGGACTAGGCGCCGCTGCGGCCCATGATGAAGTGGTGGCATTATCGCAATTACTGAAAGCGCCTGTAGCCTACTCTTTTCGCGCCAAAATGGGAATTCAATATGATAACCCCAATGAAGTAGGGATGACCGGCTTACTGGGCCTCGCCTCCGCCTATAAAAGCATGCATGAAGCAGATGTGGTACTGCTGTTGGGAACGGATTTTCCTTACACGCCTTTTATGCCGGAGAAACCAAAGATTGTACAGGTAGATATTCAGCCGGAACGGCTGGGCCGCAGGGCCAGCCTGGAAATGGGCCTGTGCGGTGATATCGGGGATACACTGCGGGCGCTGCTCCCCTTGCTGAAAGATAAAACAGACCGCACATTTCTCGATGCTATGTTGTCGTTTTACAAAGACGTGCAGCAACGCATGCAAACCTATGTAACGGATAACGGAAAAGAAGATAGTATCAGTCCGGAGTTTGTGGCAACAATCATTAACAGGCTGGCAGCTTCCGATGCTATTTTTACCGTGGATACCGGTATGACCAATGTATGGACTGCCCGCTACCTGGAAGCTACCGGCAAGCGCACTTTGCTGGGATCATTTAATCACGGTTCCATGGCCAATGCCATGCCGCAGGCAATAGGTGCGGCTTTGGCGCAACCGGGCCGCGAAGTGTTTGCCCTCTGCGGAGACGGCGGACTCACCATGCTGCTGGGCGATCTGATGACGATCAAACAATACCAGTTGCCGGTAAAAGTAATTGTGTTCAACAACCGCGCACTGGGTATGGTAAAGCTGGAGATGGAAGTGGCCGGTCTTCCTGACTGGCAAACAGATATGGAAAATCCGGATTTTGCCGCAGTAGCCGTGGCCATGGGATTTACAGCCTATACCATCCGTAAGCCGGATGAAGTGGAACCGATACTTACACAGGCCTGTCAGGCTACTGGTCCGGTACTGGTAAATATTTTTACTAATCCCAACGCCCTGGCGATGCCACCAAAGATTGAATTTGAACAGATGAAAGGATATGCATTATGGATGGGCAAGATGATATTGGGCGGACGTTATGATGAGGTATTTGATGCAGTGAAAAGCAATTACAAATATATCAAGGATGTATTGTAGGATTGTGTGAACGATGATTGATAGCAATCATTGTTCACACAATTATTAAAATGGATAACCTATTGCAATATTCAGGATCAGGTTTTTTTTGCGCCATTCGGGTTCTCCGAAATTTATTTTGTTGATCACCCAACGCTCATTTTCCGGTAGGTAAGGAATGCGGAGTGGTATGGCCACATCAAAACGTACAACCACAATAGAGGCGTCAATGCGCAAACCGACACCGGCGCCTACAGCGATTTCTTTATAAAATGATTCCCATTTAAACCGGCTGCCTGTTTTATCAGGTACTGCTTTCTGTAACCAGATGTTACCGGCATCTACAAACGCGGCGACATTGAATACGCTGGCTACATGAACCCGCAACTCGGAGTTGAATTCCAGTTTGATATCGCCGGCTTCATTGGCGAGCAATGAGGAGGAATCTACCTGTGGATTATGAAATGATCCGGGGCCTAGTGTACGCGCCCTGAACGCACGGATACTACTGCTACCACCGGTGAAAAACTGTTTTACAAAAGGCAGCGTGGTAGAGTTGCCGTAGGGCAAACCATAGCCCAGAAATAAACGGTTGATCCATTGTTTACCTTTCCCCAGGCTCCAATAGTGGCGGCCTTCCAGGCTTAACCGTTCATATTGCGCAAAGGGATTGTTTAATATGTTTTTGGTAGAATCGCTTTTCTTTATCAACAGGCCCGCAATATTGCCGGATACATCGATATTCCCGCTGAGGTAAAAACTATGTACCCGGTTGGCTGCCTGATTATTGTAGGTGATGGTGTAGTTGCCACCCAGGATAAACTGTTTTTCTATAGCCGACCGTTGGCTGGGATCATTGACGAGGATACTATCGTATGCTGCTGTTGTTTTAGTGGGCAGCACATAAGTAACGGCTATCGGTGAAAACACGTGACTGAGGTATGCAGAGCGTTGCCAGAGGTATTGCAACTGCACCGTATATGCGTTCAGGTTATACAGATCTGCGCGGCTGTATAATTCATATCCGGCGCTGATACGTGTATGCGGAACGTATGGAGTACGGATATTAATTCCTTTTATCGGTGTAAGGAAGCGGGGAATGGTTACCGCTGCTTCTGCTCCTAATACATATGAATTTCCGCCACCCGCTTTATTATTACCTGTTTGCCATTCGAGGCCGCCGTTGAGTGTTATTTCCAACAGGTTGGCAGCATGCAGCCAGTTACGGTTTTTAGCAGAGAGTCTTACTTCGGAGCCCACAAACCCATTTGATTTGGAGGTACCGCGTAATTCTGCCTGAAGGGAACGGCGCTTGTAAGGTGTAAGAAAAAACTGGGCATCGAGCCAGCCACTATCCAGGGATACTTTGTTATTTACCATGGCACGATACGTACTGGCCAATGTGGTATCGCGTTTGTAGGTGGCCTCTTTTGCGGGACTTAATCTCCTTACCGTAGTATCGCGTCCTCCGGGGCCATTCAGCCCTCTGCCAACGATGGTGTGTCTGCTGGTATCACGTATGGGGCGGAAAGAGCCTTTCACAAATTTAAATACCCCCAGGTTGATCAGACGTTGCAAGGTGATGTTGTGAGAACTCAGCCGGTATAAACTATCCGGCCGCAGAAATACGGAACGCTCAAATACAATGGGCTTGAAACGTTTGGCAGAATCGACGATGTAAATACCGTGATAATTTAAAGGCGTACCTACAGTGGAGGTAGAATCATTATCCAGTGAATAATCCGGGAACAGGCTAATATCATGCATCCGGTAAGGACGCAGCGCCAGCAGGGGCGTGTTGTCTTTTATCTTCACAAATAAATCAACAGTTCCACGGTTGGTACTATCTACCTGTACCAGTAAATAATCGGGTGTAAAATAATAAAAACCCTGTTCTTTCAGACTTGCGTGTATGCGTTCCCGTTCGGCCTTGACGGAGTCCAGCGAATAGGGCGCACCTACCACCAGAGAGCTTTCATTCGCAGTACCGGTAACGGCTTTGCCAATAGAGCTGCTATCTGTTAAGAAGGTAACACTTTTAATTGTGTAGCGATGATTGGGAGTTGCAGTGTAATTGATAGACGCTTTTTTCTTTCCTGAATTTTTTACGGCAGATGTTACACCGGCCTGAAAGAAACCGTTATCAACCAGGTATTCCTGGAGCACAGTGCCGGTATAATCCGGCTTGGCCTTGCTGAGTAATACAGGAGGCTCTCCCCATTTTTTCCGTAACAGGTAATTGAGGCCTTTCCCTTTAGGCTCTTTACCCATATTATATAACCACAGTTTTAAAGGCATGCCGATAAACTTCCGGTTGGGATTGGGCCGGATCCTTTTTTCCATATTCTCTTTCAGCGAGCCATAGTCTTTCGGTTTTTTATCTTTCCATGTTACTGAACTGCCGGTGTACAGGCGATCACCTTCCGGCACGGTGCGCGTAGTGCTACAGGAGCTGATGCCCAGGAAACCCAGACAGCATATGATACAACAGATAATATGGCTATTTCTTTTCCGCATCCTGATTGTTCGTGTTTTTATTTTCCTTCTTATCTTTTTTGTCCCGCAGCTTCTGCGCTTTTTTTGTGTCTTTTGTGCGTTGCAGAATTTCTCTGAATTCATCATAATCCATCACGAGCATAAACGCTACGCCCGTTTCTACAAACTGTCCCTGGATGACGGTTTGGTTATCATTACGCTGATATACACGTATCCTGTATCGGCCATCACGACTTAGTTTATACTCGATGGAGATATCGCCTACCAGCGAGCTGGCGCTTTGCTGATTACCAGTTAAAACAATATTGGAACCAACGGAAACGGTTAAACGATCATTAAACAGATTTTTAGAGGCACCGATATTGAGGTTAGTGGTTTCCTGTGCTGTGCCGGTAGAATAATCTTCTTTGCTTTGCAGATCAAAATTGAGATCTACGCCTTTTATAAGATTGCCCGCCAGGTTATTGAGCTGTTGTGATAAAATTTTGCTCACGCTGTTACGGGCTGCCTGTCCTACCCCACCACCGCTGTTATCGAGGGTGTTCATCGGATCGTCTGGAATGAAGGTATTTAATACCAGCAATCCCATTACCTGTTTGTTCAGCTCTGATGGTACCTGGTTTATTTGTTTGATGCGATTGTAAGGCGCACCATTAAAATCATTGCGTTCTTTTTCCGGCATATCCAGGCGGAAGCTGATATCGGGTTTTAACAGGCTTCCTTTGATCATCAGGTAAACTTCAAAAGGAATCCTTTGTTTGTAGGTATTTCTTTGCTGCGCAGTCATACTTCCCAACTGATCCTGCACCAGGTCGATGGCGGGAGCATTCACGGTGTATTTGGCCGTGATATCCATGTCTGCGCTCATGGCATCTCCGTTGAAGGAGATGAAGCTACCTTTCTGAATATCGAAGGAACGTTTTATGAGCTGGTTCAGCGACATTTCATACTTACCTTCTGTAATTTCATAGCGGCCGGTCAGGCTCATTTTGCTGCTTGGGTCCAGCGTAGCATTGAGGCTTGCCGTACCTTTTGCCTGTACATAATCTCCGTTTTCTTTATCAATGATAATTTTCAGAACAGACTCCGGTGTTATTTCCACATTACCGGAGAAAAACATTCCCTTCAATCTTGGGTTGCTGTATTTGATACTATCCAGTTTCGCCAGCAGCGCGGTGTCAATAGGGTTTGATTTATCAACAAATTCCACAACGCCTTCCCGGTCTGCCAGTCCCGGTTCTTCCTGCGGGAGCATCACGGTTACACTTGATTTATCGCGCAGCTTCAGGTTGGCGTCTACCCGTGGGAGGTCCATTGTGCCGCGGATCTTCACTTTGCTGTCAATGAATGCGGGCCCGTAGATCCATTGTTCTTCGTTTTGCTGTTTGCCCAGGGCCATAAAATTGTCAGCATTAACATCCAGGTTGAAGTTATACTTCATATAGTCGGATGTATTGATGCGGCCATTTACTACCAGTTCATTATTGAGGCTATCGGCAATGACGAGGTTGTTGAATAGGATTCCTTTTTCATCGATCACAATATCTTCGTCCGGCAGGTGAAGGGTGTTGCCAATGTAGTTGATGGTGCCACCGGCATTATTGAAATGCAGGTTGCCTTTTACAGCAGGTTTTGCGGTGGTACCGGAAATATGAAACTGCCCGTTGGCGCTGCCATACATGTGGGATACATTACCC
The Chitinophaga sp. MM2321 DNA segment above includes these coding regions:
- a CDS encoding thiamine pyrophosphate-dependent enzyme — its product is MGKLVADQLVEMLAQAGIKRIYAVTGDSLNHINDAVRRDGRIQWVHVRHEEAGAFAAGAEAQLNGLACCAGSSGPGHVHLINGLYDAHRSGAAVIAIASTCATNEFGSDFFQETNTIKLFADCSCYNQVAATAAQAPRMLQAALQHAVHKKGVAVIGLPGDIGAADAVDIPTAIRLYQPKPVICPSVTELQQLAALLDGAGRVAIYCGLGAAAAHDEVVALSQLLKAPVAYSFRAKMGIQYDNPNEVGMTGLLGLASAYKSMHEADVVLLLGTDFPYTPFMPEKPKIVQVDIQPERLGRRASLEMGLCGDIGDTLRALLPLLKDKTDRTFLDAMLSFYKDVQQRMQTYVTDNGKEDSISPEFVATIINRLAASDAIFTVDTGMTNVWTARYLEATGKRTLLGSFNHGSMANAMPQAIGAALAQPGREVFALCGDGGLTMLLGDLMTIKQYQLPVKVIVFNNRALGMVKLEMEVAGLPDWQTDMENPDFAAVAVAMGFTAYTIRKPDEVEPILTQACQATGPVLVNIFTNPNALAMPPKIEFEQMKGYALWMGKMILGGRYDEVFDAVKSNYKYIKDVL
- a CDS encoding BamA/TamA family outer membrane protein, yielding MRKRNSHIICCIICCLGFLGISSCSTTRTVPEGDRLYTGSSVTWKDKKPKDYGSLKENMEKRIRPNPNRKFIGMPLKLWLYNMGKEPKGKGLNYLLRKKWGEPPVLLSKAKPDYTGTVLQEYLVDNGFFQAGVTSAVKNSGKKKASINYTATPNHRYTIKSVTFLTDSSSIGKAVTGTANESSLVVGAPYSLDSVKAERERIHASLKEQGFYYFTPDYLLVQVDSTNRGTVDLFVKIKDNTPLLALRPYRMHDISLFPDYSLDNDSTSTVGTPLNYHGIYIVDSAKRFKPIVFERSVFLRPDSLYRLSSHNITLQRLINLGVFKFVKGSFRPIRDTSRHTIVGRGLNGPGGRDTTVRRLSPAKEATYKRDTTLASTYRAMVNNKVSLDSGWLDAQFFLTPYKRRSLQAELRGTSKSNGFVGSEVRLSAKNRNWLHAANLLEITLNGGLEWQTGNNKAGGGNSYVLGAEAAVTIPRFLTPIKGINIRTPYVPHTRISAGYELYSRADLYNLNAYTVQLQYLWQRSAYLSHVFSPIAVTYVLPTKTTAAYDSILVNDPSQRSAIEKQFILGGNYTITYNNQAANRVHSFYLSGNIDVSGNIAGLLIKKSDSTKNILNNPFAQYERLSLEGRHYWSLGKGKQWINRLFLGYGLPYGNSTTLPFVKQFFTGGSSSIRAFRARTLGPGSFHNPQVDSSSLLANEAGDIKLEFNSELRVHVASVFNVAAFVDAGNIWLQKAVPDKTGSRFKWESFYKEIAVGAGVGLRIDASIVVVRFDVAIPLRIPYLPENERWVINKINFGEPEWRKKNLILNIAIGYPF